One segment of Pseudofrancisella aestuarii DNA contains the following:
- a CDS encoding diguanylate cyclase: MQNKNLKNIIVSPPFGKYLKFRSTSNVYGSFTIPQRKGLIKQAIKTIRKIDKNAWRNKIGLRNPGLANINPPRRAQDIISLAALEMGDWQKFADILNSERFNNNKNIEINIGCPNAQICDFPSENVKLFKKDKNLIVKFPPTIDANEKIKEYLAVGIKTFHLCNTIPTDKGGISGYPLQEYSLKAVREARKEFGNSITIIGGGGIYTLEDAQKYIEAGADHLSMSSIFFNPFKGTKLVKSISKNIFS, from the coding sequence ATGCAAAATAAGAATCTAAAAAATATTATTGTTTCTCCTCCCTTCGGAAAATACTTAAAATTTAGAAGTACATCTAACGTTTATGGCTCCTTCACAATTCCTCAAAGAAAAGGACTTATCAAGCAGGCTATTAAGACTATTCGTAAAATAGATAAAAATGCTTGGAGAAATAAAATCGGACTTAGAAATCCTGGTTTAGCTAATATTAATCCTCCTAGGAGAGCTCAAGATATAATATCTCTAGCAGCTCTAGAGATGGGAGATTGGCAGAAATTCGCAGATATTTTAAACTCCGAAAGATTTAATAATAATAAAAATATAGAAATAAATATTGGCTGTCCAAATGCTCAGATATGTGACTTTCCAAGTGAGAATGTAAAACTTTTCAAAAAAGATAAAAATCTAATTGTTAAATTTCCTCCAACTATAGATGCAAATGAAAAAATAAAAGAATATCTAGCTGTTGGAATTAAAACCTTTCATCTTTGTAATACAATCCCTACTGATAAGGGTGGTATATCTGGTTATCCATTACAAGAGTATTCTTTAAAAGCTGTAAGGGAAGCTAGAAAAGAGTTTGGTAATAGTATAACTATCATAGGCGGTGGTGGTATTTATACTTTAGAAGATGCTCAGAAATATATTGAAGCAGGAGCTGATCATTTATCAATGAGTTCGATTTTCTTTAATCCTTTTAAAGGAACAAAATTAGTTAAGAGTATTTCAAAGAATATTTTTTCATAA
- a CDS encoding SHOCT domain-containing protein — MHKLTQQGQEAIVEIASRYGLSQETVLHMLDSVITGGGVMAQFNCPELGGNGQWMQGGMTMVGDMFNYGLKATVDSLCTELSNLAANHQVYEKAVSKSSHNSNNWWPAELGFPNSTGAQNNIRYAYFANANRLVIDINNEIKIYNTLDHQINGVSQQQGSPATFTSQYGTVNISSLPIVSINGQKTSLEKSNPSENISKPIEEIINNNKIKNHHSLVEDIKTPNSTIEEKSSQNSLLTSNEIISLIEQLGKLKDAGILTEEEFNNKKTELLSRI, encoded by the coding sequence ATGCATAAACTAACACAACAAGGTCAAGAGGCTATTGTAGAAATAGCAAGTCGCTATGGCCTAAGTCAAGAAACCGTATTACATATGCTAGACAGTGTAATAACTGGTGGTGGAGTAATGGCTCAATTCAACTGTCCTGAATTAGGTGGTAATGGACAATGGATGCAAGGTGGCATGACTATGGTTGGTGATATGTTCAACTATGGGCTAAAAGCAACTGTTGATAGTCTATGTACTGAACTTTCCAATTTAGCTGCTAACCACCAAGTTTATGAAAAAGCTGTAAGTAAATCCTCTCATAATAGCAACAACTGGTGGCCCGCAGAACTAGGTTTTCCAAACTCTACTGGTGCACAAAATAATATCCGTTATGCATACTTTGCTAATGCTAATAGACTAGTCATTGATATTAATAATGAAATAAAAATTTATAATACCCTAGACCACCAAATTAATGGTGTATCACAACAACAAGGCTCTCCAGCAACTTTTACTAGCCAATATGGTACTGTTAATATTTCATCTCTACCTATAGTTAGTATAAATGGTCAGAAAACAAGCTTAGAGAAAAGTAACCCTTCTGAAAATATATCAAAGCCTATAGAAGAAATAATAAATAACAATAAAATAAAAAATCACCATTCTTTAGTCGAAGATATAAAAACACCTAACTCAACTATTGAAGAAAAATCTTCACAAAATAGTCTTCTTACTAGTAACGAGATAATCTCTCTGATAGAACAGTTAGGAAAACTTAAGGACGCTGGTATCTTGACTGAGGAAGAGTTTAATAATAAAAAAACTGAACTTCTGAGTAGAATTTAA
- the pyrF gene encoding orotidine-5'-phosphate decarboxylase, producing MKIMFSADGISESELEKTSTIAKHVDCVKIGHILCSTLSFDEINKLVGDKDIFLDFKFHDIPNTVATAIENYSNSIKNLKYFTFHGTASDKMIKAAITAKTNAIALAVITLSSDADFDKEDSLEKFERCFNLGVRNFICHPFLVADVRKKFGKEVKLYVPGVRLEEDSSDDHFNALTPQKAKELEVDYIIVGRPLLKADNILEKLSKYDF from the coding sequence ATGAAAATTATGTTCTCTGCTGATGGTATATCTGAGTCAGAATTAGAAAAAACATCAACTATTGCTAAGCATGTTGATTGTGTGAAAATAGGGCATATTTTATGCTCTACCTTATCATTTGATGAGATAAATAAGCTTGTTGGAGATAAAGACATATTCTTAGACTTTAAATTTCATGACATTCCAAATACTGTTGCTACAGCTATTGAGAATTATTCAAACTCAATTAAAAATCTTAAATATTTTACCTTTCATGGCACAGCTAGTGACAAGATGATTAAGGCAGCGATTACTGCTAAAACTAATGCTATTGCCTTAGCAGTTATCACACTTAGTAGTGATGCTGATTTTGATAAAGAGGATTCTTTAGAAAAGTTTGAAAGATGTTTTAATCTAGGTGTTCGTAATTTTATTTGTCATCCATTTCTAGTAGCAGATGTGCGTAAAAAGTTTGGTAAAGAGGTTAAGCTATATGTTCCAGGTGTAAGGCTTGAAGAAGATTCCTCAGACGATCATTTTAATGCATTGACTCCACAAAAAGCAAAAGAGTTGGAAGTTGATTATATTATAGTAGGTAGACCTCTTCTTAAAGCAGATAATATTTTAGAAAAGCTATCAAAATATGATTTTTAA
- a CDS encoding NUDIX hydrolase produces the protein MIYCSALLAVEDNKILLVRVRDNTIWYCPGGKIEQGEEPKETLIRELKEELNLNMPPESLTYLGKTITDNHDRTDTVILECFTGNIDQEIKPCAEISEIKWFDFNDTEFMAPAAMEGIRRWFS, from the coding sequence ATGATCTATTGTTCTGCTCTTCTAGCTGTTGAAGATAATAAGATTCTGCTTGTACGAGTTAGAGATAACACAATCTGGTATTGCCCTGGTGGTAAAATTGAACAAGGTGAAGAACCAAAAGAGACTCTTATAAGAGAGTTAAAAGAAGAGCTTAATTTAAATATGCCTCCAGAAAGTTTAACGTATTTAGGTAAAACTATTACAGATAATCATGATAGGACAGATACGGTTATATTAGAGTGCTTTACAGGCAATATAGATCAAGAAATAAAACCATGTGCAGAAATTTCTGAAATTAAATGGTTTGATTTTAATGATACTGAATTTATGGCTCCTGCTGCTATGGAAGGTATCAGAAGATGGTTCTCTTAA
- the nfsB gene encoding oxygen-insensitive NAD(P)H nitroreductase: MNIVEYAKTRYTTKAYDPSRKLTNEQIQQIKDILRFTPSSVNSQPWHFILATSDEAKAKIAKSAENIHPKNVVNIKDAALVIVLCLRTDISDGYLEELLAQERKDGRFPSAEFEKLQEAARRKFTSLHKYNPKDLKHWAEKQVYISLGAILLGLAALEINATPMEGIEPHIIDEEFNLKEKGFSASVVVTAGYSSEDDFNAKLPKSRLPEEKIFTEI, encoded by the coding sequence ATGAATATTGTCGAATATGCTAAAACTCGTTATACAACAAAAGCTTATGACCCTTCAAGAAAACTTACTAATGAACAAATCCAGCAAATAAAAGATATTCTTAGATTTACTCCATCTAGTGTAAACTCTCAACCTTGGCATTTTATATTAGCTACTTCAGATGAAGCAAAAGCTAAAATTGCTAAATCTGCTGAGAATATCCACCCTAAAAATGTAGTTAATATTAAAGATGCTGCTTTAGTTATTGTTCTTTGCCTAAGAACTGATATTAGTGATGGCTATTTAGAAGAACTATTAGCTCAAGAAAGAAAAGATGGTAGATTCCCTTCTGCTGAGTTTGAAAAACTACAAGAAGCTGCTCGTAGAAAGTTTACCTCTCTACATAAATATAATCCCAAAGACCTTAAACACTGGGCTGAAAAACAAGTCTACATAAGTTTAGGTGCTATTTTACTTGGTCTAGCTGCTTTAGAAATAAATGCTACTCCAATGGAAGGTATTGAACCTCATATCATAGATGAAGAATTTAATTTAAAAGAAAAAGGTTTCTCAGCTTCTGTGGTTGTAACTGCTGGCTACAGTTCAGAAGATGATTTTAATGCCAAATTGCCTAAATCTAGACTTCCTGAAGAAAAGATTTTTACGGAAATTTAA